Proteins co-encoded in one Pseudomonas fluorescens genomic window:
- a CDS encoding FimV family protein: MVQVRKLVLAIAAASALSSGMAHALGLGELTLKSTLNQPLVAEIELLDVKDLTAAEVVPSLASPEDFAKAGVDRQAFLNDLTFTPVLNASGKSVLRVTSSKPLSEPMVKFLVQVMWPNGRLLRDYSVLLDPSKFSPQTADAAAQSAPAQTITAPTTGATHSTHTTTPRDTLWEIAAKARTGGSIQQTMLAIQALNPDAFIDGNINRLKTGQVLRLPDQVQSTALPQSKAIAEVAAQNEAWRQGRRYVAKPGTGQQQLDATNRGRANTGAAQNAKDNLSLVSAESAKARGKGPAGDAKALSNKLAVTQESLDTTRRDNAELKSRMADLQSQLDKLQRLIELKNNQLAKMQAEGPGATPAPAADAAAPAVAPVPAITAELAATPPATPAQAAPAPEAAAPAPVEPVVEPKPAADEDKTFNELLTNPILLGLVGGGAVVFLLLLLLLARRRKAQQEAEKHLRMARALEEQSFSPELDLPEDSFEGLEVPAASVKLTPAAAPAPAPAPVVAPVVMAEPIAAPLVAPAAERSDDVLDKAQSHIDGGRLNQAAALLEEGVSLEPQRSDLRLKLMEVYGRQGDRDAFVAQERQLVANGDNFAKVEELKSRFPAMAVVAASGLAAAAIAAELDAEYVKELLLDEPEAPAASAAADDNLDSAFDLSLDDLDNITPVEPVAAVEPEAPVELDEFPSDDDLSFESVLQQQTDIKENLDDLSDFDLDLDLGADPAPAPVELADDDFLLDLDEGVKDLPLVETPTVADVPQDDLELPADFDLSLADEMDAAPAEPDAFAAELDDVNAELDRLSSSINEPSFTEADAALGDDLGEDDFDFLSGTDEAATKLDLAQAYIDMGDNDGARDILNEVISEGNDKQKSEASEMLSHLV; the protein is encoded by the coding sequence ATGGTTCAAGTTCGCAAACTGGTGTTAGCAATAGCGGCCGCCTCGGCGCTGTCCTCCGGTATGGCGCATGCCCTCGGGCTCGGGGAGCTGACCCTGAAGTCGACCCTGAACCAGCCGCTGGTGGCGGAAATCGAGCTGCTCGATGTCAAGGATCTCACCGCTGCCGAAGTGGTGCCGAGCCTGGCCTCGCCGGAAGATTTCGCCAAGGCCGGCGTCGATCGCCAGGCCTTCCTCAATGATCTGACCTTCACCCCGGTGCTCAACGCCAGCGGCAAAAGCGTGCTGCGCGTAACCTCGAGCAAGCCGCTGTCGGAACCGATGGTGAAATTCCTGGTGCAGGTGATGTGGCCGAACGGCCGTCTGCTGCGTGATTACAGCGTGCTGTTGGATCCGTCGAAGTTCTCGCCGCAGACCGCTGATGCCGCCGCTCAATCCGCGCCAGCGCAAACCATCACCGCGCCGACCACGGGTGCAACGCATTCGACCCACACCACCACGCCCCGTGACACCCTGTGGGAAATCGCGGCGAAGGCGCGCACTGGCGGATCGATCCAGCAGACCATGCTGGCGATTCAGGCGCTGAACCCTGACGCATTCATCGACGGCAACATCAACCGCCTGAAAACCGGTCAGGTGCTGCGTCTGCCGGATCAAGTGCAAAGCACCGCGCTGCCACAGTCCAAAGCGATTGCCGAAGTGGCCGCGCAGAACGAAGCCTGGCGTCAGGGCCGTCGTTACGTGGCCAAGCCTGGCACCGGTCAGCAGCAGCTCGATGCGACCAATCGTGGCCGCGCCAATACTGGTGCTGCGCAAAACGCCAAGGACAACCTGAGCCTGGTGTCCGCCGAAAGCGCAAAGGCGCGCGGCAAGGGCCCGGCCGGCGATGCCAAGGCTCTGAGCAACAAACTGGCCGTGACTCAGGAAAGCCTCGACACGACCCGTCGTGACAATGCGGAACTGAAAAGCCGAATGGCTGATCTGCAAAGCCAGTTGGACAAACTGCAACGCCTGATTGAGCTGAAGAACAATCAACTGGCGAAAATGCAGGCTGAAGGTCCGGGCGCAACCCCGGCGCCGGCAGCTGATGCGGCTGCGCCAGCCGTTGCGCCGGTTCCGGCCATTACTGCAGAACTGGCTGCGACTCCGCCGGCGACTCCGGCCCAGGCGGCACCTGCGCCTGAAGCCGCCGCACCGGCACCGGTTGAGCCAGTGGTCGAGCCGAAGCCTGCTGCCGACGAAGACAAAACCTTCAACGAACTGCTGACCAACCCGATCCTGCTGGGTCTGGTCGGTGGTGGTGCGGTGGTGTTCCTGCTTCTGCTGTTGCTGCTGGCCCGTCGCCGCAAGGCGCAACAGGAAGCCGAGAAACACCTGCGCATGGCCCGCGCCCTGGAGGAGCAGTCGTTCTCGCCTGAACTCGATCTGCCTGAAGACAGCTTCGAGGGCCTGGAAGTGCCGGCGGCAAGCGTCAAACTCACACCCGCAGCGGCTCCAGCCCCGGCACCTGCTCCTGTGGTGGCTCCGGTGGTGATGGCCGAGCCAATCGCCGCGCCGCTGGTGGCGCCGGCTGCCGAGCGTTCCGACGACGTCCTGGACAAGGCGCAGTCGCACATCGACGGCGGTCGTCTGAATCAAGCCGCCGCGTTGCTGGAGGAGGGCGTGAGCCTGGAGCCGCAGCGCAGTGATCTGCGTCTGAAGCTGATGGAAGTCTACGGTCGCCAGGGTGATCGCGATGCGTTCGTCGCTCAGGAACGCCAACTGGTTGCCAATGGCGACAACTTCGCCAAGGTCGAAGAGCTGAAAAGCCGCTTCCCGGCCATGGCGGTCGTCGCGGCCAGCGGTCTGGCGGCAGCAGCCATTGCCGCCGAGCTGGACGCGGAATATGTCAAGGAGCTGCTGCTGGACGAGCCTGAGGCGCCAGCTGCTTCTGCTGCGGCAGATGACAATCTGGACAGCGCTTTCGACCTGAGCCTCGACGATCTCGACAACATCACGCCAGTAGAACCTGTGGCGGCTGTCGAGCCGGAAGCGCCGGTCGAACTCGACGAATTTCCATCGGACGACGATCTGAGCTTCGAATCGGTGCTGCAGCAGCAAACCGACATCAAGGAAAACCTCGACGACCTCTCCGACTTCGACCTGGATCTGGACCTCGGTGCAGACCCTGCGCCTGCACCGGTCGAGCTGGCAGACGATGATTTCCTGCTGGATCTGGACGAAGGCGTGAAGGATCTGCCGCTGGTCGAAACTCCAACCGTGGCCGACGTGCCGCAAGACGATCTGGAGCTGCCAGCCGACTTCGACCTGTCCCTGGCAGACGAAATGGACGCTGCGCCAGCCGAGCCGGATGCGTTCGCCGCCGAGCTGGACGACGTCAATGCCGAGCTGGATCGCCTGTCGAGCAGCATCAACGAGCCAAGCTTCACCGAAGCTGATGCTGCGTTGGGTGATGATCTGGGTGAGGATGACTTCGACTTCCTGTCCGGCACCGACGAAGCCGCTACCAAGCTCGATCTGGCGCAGGCCTACATCGACATGGGCGACAACGATGGCGCGCGCGACATCCTCAATGAAGTCATCAGCGAGGGCAACGACAAGCAGAAGAGCGAAGCGAGCGAAATGCTTTCGCATCTGGTCTGA
- a CDS encoding aspartate-semialdehyde dehydrogenase produces the protein MSQPIDIAVIGATGIVGETLVQILEERDFPVGNLHLLASSESAGSSVLFRNKNVRVREVDEFDFSKVKLAFFAAGPAITLSYAARAHAAGCSLVDLSGALPADQAPQVVPEANAAVLASLKVPFQVSSPSPSATTLAVVLAPLLDLIELQYVHVTANLAVSTQGREAVTELARQTAELLNMRPLEPTFFDRQMAFNLLAQVGTPDAQGHTMLEKRLVRELRQVLVKPSLKISATCVQAPVFFGDSFSVTLQSANAVDLEKVNAALEDAEGIELVEAGDYPTAVGDAVGQDVVYVGRVRTGVDEPSELNLWLTSDNVRKGAALNAVQVAELLIKDLL, from the coding sequence ATGAGCCAGCCCATTGATATTGCCGTAATCGGCGCCACCGGTATTGTCGGCGAAACCCTTGTGCAGATTCTCGAGGAGCGCGACTTCCCGGTCGGCAATCTGCACCTGTTGGCCAGCAGTGAATCCGCTGGCAGCTCGGTGCTGTTTCGCAACAAGAACGTGCGAGTGCGCGAAGTCGACGAGTTTGATTTCAGCAAGGTCAAACTGGCGTTCTTTGCCGCCGGCCCGGCCATCACCCTGAGTTACGCGGCTCGCGCCCATGCGGCGGGTTGCTCGCTGGTCGATCTGTCCGGCGCCTTGCCGGCGGATCAGGCGCCGCAAGTGGTGCCGGAGGCCAATGCCGCTGTGCTGGCGAGTTTGAAAGTGCCGTTCCAGGTCAGCAGCCCGAGCCCGTCTGCCACCACATTGGCCGTGGTGCTGGCGCCGCTGCTCGATCTGATCGAGCTGCAATATGTGCATGTCACCGCCAATCTGGCGGTTTCCACCCAAGGCCGCGAAGCCGTGACCGAGCTCGCGCGCCAGACCGCCGAGCTGCTGAACATGCGTCCGCTGGAGCCGACATTCTTCGACCGGCAGATGGCTTTCAACCTGCTGGCTCAGGTCGGCACGCCCGACGCGCAAGGCCACACGATGCTGGAAAAGCGTCTGGTGCGCGAGCTGCGTCAGGTGCTGGTCAAACCTTCATTGAAGATTTCGGCAACTTGCGTTCAAGCCCCGGTGTTTTTTGGCGATAGCTTTAGCGTGACCTTGCAGTCAGCGAACGCTGTCGACCTGGAAAAGGTCAATGCCGCGCTTGAAGATGCCGAGGGGATCGAGCTGGTCGAGGCCGGCGATTATCCGACTGCCGTCGGTGACGCAGTGGGGCAGGATGTGGTCTATGTCGGGCGGGTGCGCACCGGTGTCGACGAGCCGTCGGAACTTAATCTGTGGCTGACGTCAGATAACGTACGCAAAGGTGCGGCGCTCAACGCGGTGCAAGTGGCCGAGTTGTTGATAAAAGACCTGCTGTAA